The segment cagATACATAACTGGTACGTGTCAGGTATTTACTTGTAAGTAGAGTGTAACAAGTCCCTTCACAATACAGCCCAGTCCTTGTAGGGTCTCGGCTGGTACCAGGAATGTAACCAGTATGTTTTCAGGTACATCATGTACCAGGACCATACCCGATGTTTACCCTGTACATATCgggctttttaaatgtgtttaaaatttttctcACACTCTCAACTCAGCCCAGTATTATCAGAGTGCACTGCttgtgaaagaaaatatttttaaatatgacttGAGGGAAATGTTCTTGGACCGCTAGAGATAGGCGCCAGCTTCCAtgccatacacacacacacacacacacacacacacacaaagtgagtaaataaaataaatggatggatggatggatatgtcGTCTTTAAAATAACTCTTTACTCTTGTACAGGAAGGCAAAGTAACTCCGTTCACAGTAACTACATAGTTTAGATATTAAGCACTGAGGGTGTCTtctcttaatttaaaaacagaaagtcagtAGAACTAAAACCAGTAGAACTATTGTGTGTGAGCAATAATCAttgtttacacaaacaaactaaaatctaccaaaaaaatactatttaaagCAGGCTAGAGAGGCTTCTTTTTTCAATAATATCTTTAAGTTTCTGGTGATTGATTGTTTCAAATGTAGCTCAGTCATTAAGTGTACTATCTGAGGCCATGGGAAGatgttttgtaactttcatCTGTGCTGTATGCTGTAATGTGCTTTAAATCCTGAGTAAATGCCTTTAAGGGATGACAGATCATAAAACCCTTGATTATAAATGACATCCTAatgggaattttaaaaaaaagctcatttgatgttattatttttagccatattttagctgttttatcaAAACAGCAAACTCAAAGCATTATGAGTTGACTTTTATGAGACTTATAGAGGAAAATTTGTCAATCTAAAGTCTTGTGACCTGTGTTAAATGCGTTATGggagttattttctgtttctttcagtcATTTGGAGAGCAAAGTTCAGATGTTGGAGTctcagcagagaggagagctgGAGGACATGAGAGTGGAGAAGAACAGACTGCAGGTACAGTTACTAAACATGACATCTGGGTGTTATTATAGCACAGAAACATCATTGACAGGAGACTGTTTGGATAGGTGTCTGagtttatattaaaattaaTCTTGTCAGGACTGACAGAGGCAGATTTCATGTTCATTAGATCATGCATCAGTCAAGTTTTTGAATCTTTAAGGTCATTTTATATCTGTAAGCTTAAGTTTTTAGTGTAGATGATGAAGACTGACAAGAGGCTGCAAATATAAGCTAAGAACCTAACGAACTTTGTCcatgcaaaaatacaaatatgtgaTTTGCAAAAATGCATATCATGTTCAAAGTAAAAAGGCTAAGAGTGTCAGGAGCGGTGGAggcagaggcgaacccagaacgcagactcatacggaaagtaaaaactaatttaataaataacgaaaaataagcaaaacaaaagctgacgtggcagcaactaaaacttaacaaacaTTCAAATACATAACAAGGTAAGGCAACAAGGAAACACGGGGAGCGaaggcaaacaacaaacaatgatccaacgactagtgggagaaatgaccgggtatttgagtgctgagggtaatcaggtaagtggagacaggtgacatgattaatattgctcgcaggtggagatgggagtgacaggtaaccagatgactaagctgggggaatgaaaatgaaaacaaacacagacacatgagacaagagTAGAAGAAAacacgaaccaaactacaagataacagaaaataataaacaccaactgaaacataaagcaactaactgaaaaccaaaaacccaaatcctgacaaagaGAAGTAATCTGTACTTTTGTGCAAGGAAGAATGCATGCACAAGCTGCACATACAGATGTGTCAGTCCACAGGGACGAAATGTGAGTGAATCTTTTCTCTCTTAGTCGGTGGTCAGGACTCAGATGGTGGCGATAGAGTCTTTAGAGCGGCAGCTGAAAGTCGCCACCAGCAACAACACAGCTCTGCAGAAGCAGCAGGCTCAGCTGATGGAGTCCGTCCACACGCTCATCAACATGGTGGCCACGACTACAggtacacacactcacactacTTAAAAGCTTAATATGTCTTACTGTGTTATATTTTCATCACACGTTTGCTCACAGGGTCACCACCTCGGAGCCAGTTCTGGAAGGACTGTGCAGATGCTTACAAAGACGGTCACTCTGTCAGCGGTGTTTATCACATCTACATCGGGAACAGGACTGAACCTGTGCAGGTAACCACTGACCacaaattacagctaaaaatgtGAAACTCTTTACCAAGCCATGACTTGATAAGGTTCTCAGTGTTTACATCATTTTGAAAGTATGTGAAAACTACTGTACATGATCAATGCTCAAATGAAAACTAATAGCTCagtagagaaaagaaaaaaaagcctgtttctgtgtttttgaatAACTTTGACTTATTGTTTTAGTAAGTAAAAGAAgaatccaaaataaataaataataaatccagCTTTcactgcaaaaatgcagtgaaagctgagtgctgaatgactgtgttgaaatttgttgaagaatgaattgttaactgaattgttaaagtagcaagcagaacagtagctaaaaggtaaaatcagcaaaaccatGCCTAAAATTTTAAGTTTCaaaaacagcaggtaaaatttaaattagctaaacagtaaCTACaagcaaaaattagcaaaactgtgatgaaaaactaaaaatagccaAATCTTTGCGGCAAGTAggaaaacagtggctaaaagcgaAAAGGAGTAATTAAAttctaaatgtagcaaaaccattgctaaaagcttaaacaaaGGCAAAGAGACAGTATGCAgcttgtttagatttttatgtttattaacaTGAAAGTCATTACACTTCTAATCACATGAATCTTAAGTACCGTTTTAGTTATTACGCAAAAACTTTACAGTGTATTTAGTTACGGTGGTTTTCATGGTAAATAAACTTAACAAATCATTGTCAGGGTAATTATTTATGATTGACATCGTCTCCCACATTGGTGTCAGtggtttctgtttgtcctcctgAAGGTGTACTGTGACATGGAGACGAGCGGCGGGGGCTGGACGGTCTTCCAGCGGCGCTTCAACGGCAGTGTGGATTTCCAGAGGAGCTGGAGGGAGTACAAGATGGTCAGCAGGCCTCAGAATcagagtttaaaataacaaaagttcaGTCAGATCTGGTCATCGTCACACCTCACTTCATGTTTTTTGCCTCTCTCAGGGTTTTGGAGACGTGCAGACGGAGCACTGGTTGGGTAATGAAGTTTTATACCTGCTGACCAGTCAGGGCCAGTACTCCCTGAGAGTGGAGCTGAGGGACTGGGAGGGAAACGCTGCTTACTCCCAGTACGACCGGTTTACGCTGGCCAGTGAGAGGCAGTCCtacaggtaacacacacacacacacacaatatacaAACTGGGATAAGCTAAAGGTTTTTTGCCTGCAGTATCAAAATTCACTTTCTAATCATCCAGAACAAGTATATGATCTGTTGATTTTTACTAATAGCTTgagataataaatatttaaaacaaacattagttGCAATGTATAATACAGCTGGGTATGTATCTGATAGTTACCTAGTATTTACAAGATACATACCAGTACTTGGTACTTATCTGATAACTTCCTGGTACTTGACAAGTACATACTGGGTACCTACCTGCTACTTACTGGGTATGTACTGACCGTATGAACCCTGTAAGTACCATAAACATATAGGGTCCAAACAGTTTATCCACCATAGTGAAGCTAGAACTGTAAAATCTGCTCAGAGTTATTTAATTAAACCCAAAGCTTtaatttttacacattaaaaagtACAGCATAactcagtaaattaaaaaaaggttggttTGTAAGACTTTAAGACGCTGAGTGTTcctaaaaatattgttaaaataaaaagttaaattaaaatatttgctttgaaaGCAGCACCAGTTCTCATCCGTTATTTGCCCcattttttccacatatttggcaggatttgtatttttacttttttgtttttccatttgaaatgtttatcaCAGACCACAAATGGAAAGGGTAAAAGTCAAAGTTCACCTTGAATCAATTAATCTAAAATACTGGCCCAAGTTTGGACTCAGAACTGAGGCACTTTGTAACAAAAAGGCAGTCAGAATGTTAGTGTTTCCACTGAACACcttaaaacagaacaagaatcACAAAATATCTGTCTAGACAAGATGAAGATCATGTTCCTTTCGCTGTAGACTAGATAATAGTTGAGGTGTCGTCATTAGTCtcaattaaagtaaaatattccctcagacagctgcagtttgtccGCAGTGTTTCTGTCAGAGTCGTCACCAACACCAGGAAGGTGGAGCACATTCCTCTGCTTCTTTAATTACTGCGCTGGCTCCCTGAGTGTCAAAGGGGAGATTTTAAAATCCTATCACTCGTTTAAAAAGCACCAAATGACTTCAGGCTTGAATACGTCTCTGATTTACTTGTAGATTACATAACATCCTGACTTTGTTTGATCGTCTGAGACAGGTTTACTGAGAGATCACATGTTCATGATGAAACGTAGATAATATGGAGCCAACTTTGTGGAACACCTGAGTCACCTAATTAAAATCAGGGAGTTTATGCAACTATTTATTGtataaatgctgagtcagcatttgcATTATTATCTTctgtaaattttctttttattgttaagTACTCCAGCatccttcagctgtttcatgTGGCAAAACATTCAAATCTTTCAGCACATTATGACcactacttttggctttttttaactcttataATATNNNNNNNNNNNNNNNNNNNNNNNNNNNNNNatatatatatatatatatatatatatatatatatatatatatatatatatatatatttaacattttttacattgtttctttgaatgtttttaaaggataaaCTGAACTTGAACGTGAGGAAAGTTGTTTATCCCTCTGGTCAATGCTtgttgttctgctgcaggaggaatTTGGGACGCCTTCCTCATTACATCAATTGATGTATTAGAacctaaaggtttttttttctgtggaggccatcttgaattgaaatgtctcaaaacgttaaccagctgtagatgcccatccattgattatttcctgaaagtttcattaaaatctaccccgtggttcatgagatcttctgcttacagacagacacgCCTGTCTTTGAACGTGTAATAATGTGACCATCAAACCATTTGAACTCCTCTAACCCAGACCTGCACAGAAAGCCCTAAAAGGCTAAATGGTCAGTTTGTTCCAACAGATTTGATCCAGCATTCTGTCTCCTTTCATTCAGGTTGTATCTGAGAGGTTACAGCGGTACAGCCGGCAGGCAGAGCAGTCTGATCACACACGGAGCCGGCTTCAGCACCCGAGATCACGACAACGACAACTGCGAACACTGCAAATGTGCCCTGATGCTCACTGGAGGTGAGACTTTTCTCTCCCTTTACTTTTGGCTTCAGCAGATTCCAGATTTATGAATACTCTGTCTttgaaatattaattatttgagAAAAGAATCTACCTTTACATTCCTGACAAAAGATGTAATATCACAGAACCgtaaagaacatttaaatgtgatttcACGGGGTGGAACCAGAGTGATAGCAGTGAGATTTGTCTaataagtttattaaaatctcaTCAGACTGTATCGCTCTGCCATAAATCAGTGTAAAtatgaaaatactttttaatataCATTCTTTTTAGGGCAGAATTAGTGGTATTTTCCCGAAAGCTGGGGTCTGTCAAACATCTGTCTCTGTCACCCTTCAGTGCTCTTTTACCTTGAGCCGGCGCCAATGCAAACAGCTCTTCGGTTCTCCTCAGCCGCCCCTCCATGGGTTCTAATCGCAGATTAACTTAATCGTTTTGACAAAAACCTCACGATCTCAAAGGAACAGACTCCAGTGGTGACCATTAGTCAGTGAGTCATTTAAAATCATGGCAGTTTAAAGACAAAGtcaaggtaataaaaaaaagaaaagatagagTGAGCAAACGAGTGgaagaaagataaataaagataaataaaaacttctttcttttcccctcaaggcataaaaaaatcaagtataacaatgaaaattggactcaaatttgaaaataatgagCTTCAATCAGAAATGTATTGTGTTTAGAAATTTCAGTTTCAGACACGTGTCGTAAAGTAAAGCCTCTCTCTGAATCCCTCTGTCCACATTTGACCTGTTTTTATAGGTCACCATTAAACaatttgtgatgtttgtgtagATTTATAATTGTTTGCAGAGTTAGACATAACATTATTGCACATTTTAAgaatgtacaggtgctggtcataaaattagaatatcatgaaaaagtagattgatttcagtaattccatttaaaaagtgaaacttgtatattatattcatacattacatacaaactcatatatttcaaatgtttatttcgtttaattttgatgattaNNNNNNNNaattaactcaaaccacctgcaaaggcctttaaatggtctttcagtctagttctataGGCTACACAATCATGGGGAAGACTGCTGACTTGACAGTTGTCCAAAAGACGACCATCGACACCTTGCACAAGGAGGGCAAGACACAAAAGGTCATCGCAGACCAAAACCCACTGACTCATTTCATTGAAAAGATTACAGACCTATCATTCccagaaggaatgcatattaccaccaagccagagttttgaacaaaaaaagttttgtgaTGAAAAGGAACAGCGTTATAGTGATTTAGGGCTAACcttgtaaattatattttatgaaatttgggacattttgagatcttgcaagatctgttagtgTTAAATGGGTTTGGGACAATGCTTGCTgcaaccacaccacattttaggtcaatatttgtgaaattggctgagttacagccattcttgtgttttctaggttcagttagctgtggcagctttCTTGAATTAGgtccaaaggttattcagttgtagatgtttatccaacgattactttctgaaagtttcattgaaatctatcTGGATCCAAATCCACCTGAATAgttcatgacaaagttttgaAAGCATATATCACATGATCAATTAgagcttagagtatgtgttgatggtgagtctcagctacgaccacaccaaagttcagctcaatatataaaaaactggttgagttacagctatttttgtagtggccatcttgaatggggttgacttcaaaagttactTAGTTGTAggtgtccatccagtgattacttcctgagcaGTTCGTTCAATTTTGTCCAatggtttttgagatattttgctagcagtatagacaaaggaacacacaaacttgggcaaaaacattattgctccgtCATTTTTATCCATTATatgcagaatttaaaatatCTCTTTGGGTATTTGCAAAGGTGAGGAGCAAAACAGACTCATACTGCCAAATATGAATTACTCTAAATTGCTGCTAATTGCTTATAAGTGTTCATTTGACCAGGGTGGTCCTCAATtagtggttttaaaaaagttataatttgttctgctttctttctccttttctccctgtttcttgttttttttcccctccatccAGGTTGGTGGTTTGACGCGTGCGGTTTCTCCAACCTTAACGGGATCTACTACACAGTCGGCCACAACATCAGGAAGCTCAACGGCATCAAGTGGCACCACTTCAGAGGCCCCAGCTACTCCCTGCACTCCACCTCCATGATGGTCCGACCGTACGACTTCTAACAGCATATGTCCATCCCTGTGAAGGCTTGACTTCTGACAACAAGCCTTCAGCGCTTATGGCTCGTTCTTCTGCAGACATAACTTCCTGATAATCTCCAAACTGTAGGAAGTCTCCTAAGCTCCAACCCTGGGATGCCCTCTGGATCCAACATGGCGCAGAACTCACAGTCTCACCAGTGGATCCACCATCAAAGTCTTGCAGCGTAAAGACATGTCAGGAACTTTGGACCCATGAAGGATGAAGCAGAAAATCCAGTTCAGTTTGTTAATTTGAGATAATTATTTAGATTTCACAATAACTGGtcactttttaaagctgtttctgAAGCCAGAAGTGGTGTTGCTCGTCTTTGTactcatttcaaaagaaaaacaaacaataaattaaaaacctagcatttcctcatggaatgcatatcacccgccgtctctcatgccagtgttttagactaagataatcttacATTGAGCAATGACAGAGTAACAGCTACtttggtccaaccttgaaaataatattacatGCACTCGTTTGCAACATTGCAATTTCTCACGTGATCTTTGagtgcttggaatatgtgttgtgaataactgtcagctactaccacaccaaatttaaggtcaatatctgtaaactttactgaggtatagccatttatgtgtagGGTGAAGTTGtttagctgtgtcagccatcttgaaacgggttgtagaggtacattcagtgactgttttctgaaggtttcaataaaatccatccagtgtttcatgagatattccactaacagacagtcagagctgactccaatgtttaatggtaaagttttaaaaacagattttacacaatcagttagtgctcagactaTAAGCTGGGGATTCGTCTCGGCTacttcagtaaaatctgtcaactggtgcatgaattatttttatttggctaatggtacagacaaacacacacacacctcaataaaaagtttgtagggaaaacagGGTCAGAAGTTTGTGTTTACTGGTACTTTCCTTCATGATTCCAGAGAAAGTCTTCTGGTAAAATTTACGAGCTCCATTAACTGAAGCAAAACACTTCCTGAGAGCATTTATCTGAAGGATTCCAGTGacagaaagtttattttctatACTGAGAGGTCGAAAATGTGGAAGGAAGGCCAGAAACCCTTAAAATAATtcttaagattttaaaattgcTTCTAAAGTGCACCAGGAGGGAAGCAGTGTTAAATACTGAAAGATGATGTCAAGATGTTGGTGAAAAGTCTGACTGGTAATTTCTGTCATATTTTGtcaataaagactttttttattattatttttaatctgaaatgaatgaaaataattaGTTATAGTGAAGTAGTGAGGGGATCAAAAGATGTTAAACgatgtttaaattattatatGAGGTTGGAAGTTTTTGtttaagataaaatgtttgctttgtcaAGCATTGTCAGTTTATTTGGTCACATGAGAAAGTTAAAGGCTtggcattcctttaaggaatgcatatcgcccgccacatTGTGTGGCAAAAATTGGTCAAAGCTTTTGGTCATtggtcattttggtcaaagcttaAATGCTGTAATGCAATATTTTGAGATCTCTAGTGATGcagtagcactcagagtatgtgttgaagatgactctcagctacaaccacaacaagaTTTATATAATACAAGAGTATAAGACTCGCCTTTTTTATGGAATAAAAATCCAACCAGCAGTAAAACAAATGATTCACAGCAACTGGACAAACAGTACATCAGGAAGTAGAGAGCAGTGAagaaaatatattcatttattctttttttggtaCCAAAGACTCAGAGGAAAACGTGCACAAAGAGGCAGGAGCTTTCATGTCTGACTGAAGTTAAACACACTTTCATACATCaggaacaaagaaaaggagCCAGATCAGAGTCGTGACAAGATGAAGCCCGTGAACTCAATCAGATCACGATGTTGGAACATCAGGAACTGCAGCAGATGATCCGCAGCAGGAGGAAGTGATTCTGCCCTGATGGGCTCCTTCTGTGGTCTGGATCTGTTGCAGAAGGCCTGCTGGCTTGGCTGACGGGGCCAAATGAAAACCCTCATGTGCAGCGAGACTAAACAAGGAGCATGTTTTACTCACAAGAATCAAacacacagatgtgtgtgttgtttctgaggtgccaaaacagacaaaaatgtgacaaacagacaaatatcaGTGCATCTAAATTCTGATTCCTGCATACAGGGCAGGAAACAACTTCTGGACTTATTGataataaacagaaactaaGGAATAATTAAAGGGCGTGCTAACATTAGACTTCCAGCTGTAAGGGCGGTTTTCACTATTGTTCAGGAAATAACGGCATGCAAACTGaatttttactgtaatttgtgattgattacatttttatatgGCAACACTTACTGCTGGAAGGAAGGAAATGattagaaaagaaacaaataaattggACAGGAAGGATATTAGCAAACAAAAGCCAAATCAATCTTTTTATTCACTTGTTTTATGATGGGTAAATTTGAAcaatgaaagaagaaataaataaatatctacaCATGTTGTGATTCAATGAAGTCGAAAGACTGAAGTGAATAAATGCTGCTTTGATTATTTGCTTAATCTGAACAATCTGCAggattttcttgtttcttgctggacttttgttttacatcaaTGCTCCAATGGCACTcattcaaacaataaataaatgaaagtacaTATTTATTCAATTCAGCACATTGGTTTTCTAACATTTCCTTTTGAgctgttttacttctttaatGCACTCATCATGTGACATGAGCTTCAGTTTGAGATTAAAGTGTGACAAACATAATTTACTGTAGCTACTTTCTGCTGTTATTCTTCCTCTGTAGCTCTTTTCATGTGCctcattcattgtttttatactttgcaTTTCAATtgattcaatttatttattttaaaaacactagTTTATGAAAAAGTCTCCTCAGagtgttttacagaaacaggtCCAGTTTAGTCTAATATAAAAGCCAACAGCTTGCATTGACTCTTCACTTTGATGCAgtcccccatcctgagcaagcGCAAGGTGGTGGGTGACAGTGGGGAGggatgactcccttttaacaagaaccagaaccaggaggaGCAGCCATCAACTGGCTGGGGGTTACCGGGACAaaaggacacaaacacagaggttTGTGGGCAAAACTGAAAGTTGGTTCCAAAAGCAAAGGaacctgagaactgaaagctcccaactcctgttttaaaacctctaggaaccacaagtaaacctgcagtctgaaagCAAAGAGCTTTGTTGCAAAAATATGAGGTTATGAGATATCGAAGATGATGGAGATGGCTAGGATggacatgtttaaaactttaaagcatCAGTATATTTCATTGCTCCTTTTTTACAGCCGTTCCCAGAAACCTGAAGCCAAAAGATAAAACTTTCCATCTCTGGGGTTCTTTTCTCGTTATGTATCCCTTTTTGTCCATGCACATAAGTGTGTCCTCAGCATACTGACCACCTCATTTCTAACGAACTCattctgttgctgctgctgttgggtTTTACTGCTACCGTTTTATAATGGCAAGTCATAATACAGCCAGAAAATCTCCTGTGACCGAGAAAGAATTATTCCATTTCGATTTGGTATAATCTTGTGAAAAAAGACATCTGTAAACCTGTTGACAGCACATAACCAACTGCAGACACGGCTCGTATTTTATCTTTATAGGCACCTGGCTCCACTGTAGCTCAGTGGAGAGAGGTCGTCTTCCAGTTGGAAGATCAGGGGTTTAGTTTGAAGCTGTATAGTGTCAAAATGTCTTTTGGCTAGACGCTGAACCCCCCCCTTTCCCTTCATATGTTTGTGTGATTTAGAACAGAAGGAAAATGGAGTGTGTGGTTTTATCTTTACTGTTTGTTGTCATCAGCTGTGTTATGATcaatttaatgttgttttaatgtacAAACAGACATGataaaaattccctttttttcagAGATAAACTTGTGCAGTAACACTTGTTCACATTAAGAAGCAGCATCTTgcagagaaaatataaaaagttatgcttcttgttttaataaaacatgtaatacTACATTCCTGCTATTCCCAGCTGAGTCTTTAATAGTGTTCCAAGCTGGTCCGTTTTGTTTGCCAGCACGTTTCCCATGACAAATAAGGAGGATGTTGTATAACTTGCTCCTTGTTCTCccttttagcttcagttctTTATTAACTTCATTTAGAGTCTTGTTCTTTAAAAGTTCTGATATAACTTAAAATTTACAACAATACAAGGACAAAAGAATAGTTAAGTTAAAACTTACCAATCAATCTGTTAATGGATTTTGTAatatagcacatttttaaagcattgtatatcataaaaaataataaatgcattCATAGCTTGACTGTGCAGGATTCACTGATTACGTTTGGCCTATTTAGTGAAGTGATTTTATGTCCAACATCatcatgaaaataaagtttaaaaacaataacaaagcaATAACAAATTGTATATTTAGATATGAAGTGATCCAACGAAACACTAAGAATCATTAAATTACAAATTATTCATTCAGTTAAAGTTCTGTCTTACACAGACTCGTATTTTTCAAAGTAATTTCTGTATTTACATCCCAGTGTCtaattaattataaataattagtatttttattgtcatcattattatttatatttagtacTTAAAACCAATTTAGGCCAATAAACTCGACTCATGTAAAAGGTGTGGCTCTGCTTCCCTCTTGTGGCCAATATGCGGTAATACAACAACGTTAGATTAGACTGCgacaatctaaataaaaaatagtagAATATAATGTTATTGTACATGAAAGCTAAATATGTTGCAGTCTGTATTGttacagacacataaaaaatctgaaaagctTACCACAGTTAAAATggtaatatactgtatatatatatatttttttattttttttatttttttattagcaaacaataaacacacaggAACAGTATAGAACAATAGttacaaacataaatacagCATCCAAGGGCTTTACAGAACATAGAACAATTAGTTTACAAAGTCAAAATCAAATCGTTGCTCGAGGGTTGCAGTTCTTTAAGGGCAGTTAGGATTTGAATGGCTTTAGCATTTGAGCTTAGTTTTAAGGATtcaatataaatattaatagaAGATAATAAGATCTGGAAATTGGGCTTTTGCTGTAAATACTTGGAGGTGTGAATATGATATTtaccataaataataaaaaagttaacaacatataaaaattctttttttgcaagtttACATTTCTCCAttccaaacaaaacatcctTATTTGTCAAAGTaatattgagattttttttgtgaaagaaaattGACATATCTCTCCAGAATATTTTGGTGTAATTACAATCCCAAAAAAGATGAACAAGCTTTTCTtcattaattttacagaaagtaCACATAGGGTCCAGATCCCATTTatatcttttaattaaaaatgttttaacaggataaacattatgaataattttataaGAAATTTctcttagtttattatttattaagtatttttttagaaGCAACCAAGTCCATTTCcaatttatattttcaaaaatgttggaccaataaaatacacaagctggtgaaaaaacaacatctcgtaataaa is part of the Kryptolebias marmoratus isolate JLee-2015 linkage group LG4, ASM164957v2, whole genome shotgun sequence genome and harbors:
- the angpt4 gene encoding angiopoietin-1, producing the protein MKGLNLTWVFLVLLLLWTWSAVTDAAGVGSTERGGSGRSQRKGGSGGSGGGTEKRRRFHRIQHGQCSYTFILPEVDGCQGGGSTSQNEQYGGSRGVQRDSPPVDGDWSTDKLQHLENIMENNTLWLQKLENFIQKSLRRDVANIQSHVVHNQTATMLEIGTNLLSQTAEQTRKLNVVEAKVLNHTSRIEIQLLENSLSTNKLEKELLLQTTEIRQLRDKNSHLESKVQMLESQQRGELEDMRVEKNRLQSVVRTQMVAIESLERQLKVATSNNTALQKQQAQLMESVHTLINMVATTTGSPPRSQFWKDCADAYKDGHSVSGVYHIYIGNRTEPVQVYCDMETSGGGWTVFQRRFNGSVDFQRSWREYKMGFGDVQTEHWLGNEVLYLLTSQGQYSLRVELRDWEGNAAYSQYDRFTLASERQSYRLYLRGYSGTAGRQSSLITHGAGFSTRDHDNDNCEHCKCALMLTGGWWFDACGFSNLNGIYYTVGHNIRKLNGIKWHHFRGPSYSLHSTSMMVRPYDF